A stretch of Exiguobacterium sp. BMC-KP DNA encodes these proteins:
- a CDS encoding prealbumin-like fold domain-containing protein: protein MFSRLLYGAYTLREISAPPGYLIDKADKAITVSQLESSASITKKKFDKTSR, encoded by the coding sequence ATCTTCAGTCGTCTTTTATATGGAGCGTACACGTTACGTGAAATCAGTGCACCTCCAGGATATCTTATCGACAAAGCTGATAAAGCGATCACGGTGTCTCAGCTGGAATCAAGTGCAAGTATCACCAAAAAAAAATTCGACAAGACGTCACGTTGA
- a CDS encoding tyrosine-type recombinase/integrase: protein MTSGIANGENESFRRFLYEQGRQPSTIASYVAEVEKFSGRGTFSSREDILSYKQHLLDQGRKAATINKFLNAMTAYNDFLMAKGKLDRRWIYWSDRIKVAQGSHQVDVLTEKEVLCLQQVLPSLSFRNQALIHLLLYAGLRASELVELRLWQIDWIGRSIEVHGKGDKVREVPLREDTLRRIRQYVEEDRTKHRHALESPYVFLSQRGERLTRGGLLDILKTLDDTVGRHLYPHLFRHTFATRLTQKHVDITVISRLLGHHSIEQTNRYYIQTSKEEKQQAVERL, encoded by the coding sequence ATGACATCGGGAATAGCAAACGGGGAAAACGAATCCTTCCGACGATTCCTCTATGAACAAGGACGACAACCGAGTACGATTGCTAGCTATGTCGCAGAAGTCGAGAAGTTCAGTGGGAGAGGAACGTTTTCTTCACGTGAGGACATCCTGTCGTATAAACAACATCTACTCGACCAGGGGAGAAAGGCAGCGACCATTAATAAATTCCTCAATGCGATGACTGCCTACAATGACTTTCTGATGGCAAAGGGTAAACTGGATCGACGATGGATTTACTGGAGTGATCGGATTAAGGTAGCGCAAGGGAGTCATCAGGTCGATGTCTTAACGGAAAAGGAAGTCCTCTGTTTGCAACAAGTCCTACCGTCCTTGTCTTTTCGGAACCAAGCACTGATTCATCTCTTGTTGTATGCCGGGCTGCGAGCCAGTGAGTTGGTCGAGCTACGCTTGTGGCAGATTGACTGGATTGGAAGAAGCATCGAGGTCCATGGGAAGGGTGATAAGGTCCGTGAAGTGCCATTACGTGAAGATACGTTGCGTCGTATACGCCAGTATGTGGAGGAAGATAGAACGAAACATCGTCATGCGTTAGAGAGTCCATATGTCTTTCTGAGTCAACGAGGCGAGCGATTAACACGAGGTGGTCTATTAGACATTCTAAAGACGCTTGATGACACTGTTGGTCGTCATCTCTATCCGCATCTTTTTCGTCATACATTCGCGACACGATTGACACAGAAGCACGTGGATATCACCGTTATTAGTCGCCTACTCGGTCATCATTCGATCGAGCAAACGAATCGTTATTACATTCAGACCTCGAAAGAAGAGAAGCAACAGGCAGTAGAGCGATTGTAA
- a CDS encoding MSCRAMM family protein, which produces MIKKSKNTNQPLAGAEFTLYDSNETAILTNLVTDASDEILVTGLTPGTYRFIETKAPAGYELDPTPHDVVIEKNQADAEQLVLINERLKPFLVHEVDDESGEALKDATFELQGAQGKRVARFKTDKKGEARIPNLVSGEYTLIETQAPVGYLLDSEPRIIRLKSGGEAVVRVTVTNTIDPDYEFEDEDTPGGSGDPKDPSNPKDTTQPDDPKTPHVPSGGTDTPNDDGTRLSNSGGLPQTGESEPFSTQPIRFLLAVFGILLLSLNRRKKSQREG; this is translated from the coding sequence TTGATCAAAAAGTCTAAGAACACGAACCAACCTCTTGCGGGTGCTGAATTTACACTCTATGATTCGAACGAGACGGCGATTCTGACGAACCTCGTGACAGATGCGTCTGATGAAATCCTAGTAACAGGACTGACGCCAGGAACATACAGATTCATCGAAACGAAAGCACCTGCAGGATATGAGCTCGACCCTACACCACATGATGTCGTGATCGAGAAGAATCAAGCTGATGCGGAGCAACTCGTCCTCATTAATGAACGACTCAAGCCGTTCCTTGTTCATGAAGTGGATGATGAATCCGGTGAAGCCTTGAAAGATGCAACGTTTGAATTACAGGGTGCGCAAGGAAAGCGTGTTGCTCGTTTTAAAACAGACAAGAAGGGTGAAGCACGTATTCCGAATCTTGTTTCCGGTGAGTATACTCTCATCGAGACGCAAGCACCTGTCGGTTATTTGTTAGATTCTGAACCACGTATCATTCGTCTGAAAAGCGGAGGGGAAGCCGTCGTTCGTGTCACGGTAACGAACACGATTGATCCGGATTATGAATTTGAAGATGAAGATACTCCAGGTGGATCAGGTGATCCAAAAGATCCAAGTAACCCAAAGGACACTACACAACCTGATGATCCGAAAACACCTCACGTACCAAGTGGAGGAACAGATACACCAAATGATGATGGGACAAGATTATCGAATTCAGGCGGTCTTCCTCAAACGGGTGAGTCCGAGCCATTCAGTACTCAGCCTATTAGATTCTTGCTTGCGGTATTCGGAATTCTTCTACTGTCTCTAAATAGAAGAAAAAAGAGTCAACGCGAAGGATAA
- a CDS encoding tyrosine-type recombinase/integrase → MTSGIANGERESFRRFLYEQGRQLSTIDSYVAEVEKFSERGTFSSREDILSYKQHLLDHGRKAATINKFLNAMTAYNDFLMAQGKLDRRWIYWSDRIKVAQGSHQVDVLTEEELHRVQQVLPSLSYRNQSLIHLLLYAGLRASELVELCLWQIDWIGRSIEVHGKGDKVREVPLREDTLRCLRQYVEEDRTKHRQASESPYVFLSQRGEQLISPSFI, encoded by the coding sequence ATGACATCGGGAATAGCAAACGGGGAACGCGAATCCTTCCGACGATTCCTCTATGAACAAGGACGGCAACTGAGTACGATTGATAGCTATGTCGCAGAAGTCGAGAAGTTCAGTGAGAGAGGGACGTTTTCTTCACGTGAGGACATCCTGTCGTATAAACAACATCTACTCGACCATGGGAGAAAGGCGGCGACGATCAATAAGTTTCTCAATGCGATGACTGCCTACAATGACTTTCTGATGGCACAAGGCAAGCTGGATCGACGATGGATTTACTGGAGTGACCGTATCAAGGTAGCGCAGGGAAGTCATCAGGTCGACGTCTTGACGGAAGAAGAATTGCATCGGGTCCAACAAGTCCTACCGTCCCTGTCTTATCGGAACCAGTCGCTGATTCATCTCTTATTGTATGCAGGGCTTCGAGCAAGTGAGTTGGTCGAGTTATGCTTATGGCAAATCGACTGGATAGGAAGAAGCATCGAGGTCCATGGGAAGGGAGATAAGGTCCGTGAAGTCCCATTACGCGAAGATACATTACGTTGTCTACGTCAGTATGTGGAAGAAGATAGAACGAAACATCGTCAGGCGTCAGAGAGTCCGTATGTCTTCTTGAGTCAACGAGGGGAGCAATTGATATCACCTTCATTTATTTAG
- a CDS encoding Ig-like domain-containing protein, with translation MGTKKSNKLYAAAAALAVTASAVAPGLTADAASKVTVKSVTNPASISHYGGYTFAVKKLSLPKTVKVLLSNKKYENRSVKWGKVSYDKKYIGKYQTISGTVSGTTKKASIKVKLNNYPVDVVEPKLAPVAVGEKLNLPSTIDVKYKDGKVIARSAKSFNLTAEKTDKAGMMKLSYNYMGKNSSIKGSIAYEVKAAEITNVMNEIKDDMLSVSADVKYPAKDAKVEVLVYAFKDMTKEPIKVAAELKDGKLTAKSGVLPAGTHAFAVQVGDVVSPAKDFVIEAPMVKEVKAINAQTVEVHFNKAIDAKTLKVDNEDLIKVEAGSGAVETGAIKQELSTDGMTLTLTTANTKIFKGDYTVKVPFEMIKDVKGTFVKPINAKVSVDDKVAPALVKATTLVKDVKDGIKSVVVTFDENVKSVDTIKIDGLNYNVVLDGKEATITFAQPLDASKKYDVTVINATDFAGNIKDVQVAPLSVSVDNVSPEVSSVVAISEDKLKLTLSKKVDIAELKKSSMLSATVGTFATSIIESVDAGEKDGEYIITLNDQYLFKTGNSDVVTLKFAEKALVDSLGNTNLVKIEKTATVTKDATAPAVSKVEEVKDKDGKVTGFALTYTEDVKGQSLTGLKVVNAKGEILAVNDVVNAPTIDEEDSKKVVFSFKANVVSSKYTFELPEGFVTDNALVANKSAKYGFSVTINDIVPPAQTSFAIVSATNVENKVNTLAVDFGTKVAVVGDGSALNPSAYTINGVTLPADTKITLAGNVGDNGYQTKVEIELPKGFVKANDAKAGFRITGVKSLDGKTSESKFVTVDIKDNTAPELKSIVATDLTKLTLSYSEAVKVMPNIPAVPEENVDPAAAIADELKLLDSKGNVVTFSDYTVTEDGKIVLTVTDATAVKSVSTVKLGENGVANIFDANNVAQKEEITVSK, from the coding sequence ATGGGCACGAAGAAATCGAACAAATTATACGCTGCAGCAGCTGCTCTTGCAGTGACAGCTTCAGCAGTAGCACCAGGCCTTACGGCGGATGCTGCATCGAAAGTCACAGTTAAATCTGTTACAAACCCAGCTTCAATCTCACACTACGGTGGTTACACATTCGCAGTGAAAAAATTGTCACTTCCAAAAACGGTCAAAGTATTGCTTTCAAACAAGAAATACGAAAACCGTTCAGTCAAATGGGGCAAAGTCTCTTACGACAAAAAATACATCGGTAAATACCAAACGATCTCTGGTACTGTTTCAGGTACTACGAAAAAAGCTTCGATCAAAGTGAAGTTGAACAACTATCCAGTTGACGTTGTTGAGCCAAAGCTCGCTCCTGTCGCAGTTGGTGAGAAACTCAACCTTCCTTCAACAATCGACGTGAAATACAAAGACGGTAAAGTCATTGCTCGTTCTGCTAAATCTTTCAACCTCACGGCTGAAAAAACAGACAAAGCTGGCATGATGAAATTGTCTTACAACTACATGGGCAAAAACTCTTCAATCAAGGGTTCAATCGCTTATGAAGTCAAAGCTGCTGAAATCACAAACGTCATGAACGAAATCAAAGACGATATGCTTTCAGTTTCTGCTGACGTTAAATACCCAGCAAAAGACGCGAAAGTTGAAGTTCTTGTCTATGCATTCAAAGACATGACTAAAGAGCCAATCAAAGTTGCTGCTGAACTTAAAGACGGCAAATTGACTGCTAAATCAGGCGTACTTCCAGCTGGAACTCACGCATTCGCAGTTCAAGTCGGTGATGTTGTTTCACCTGCTAAAGACTTCGTAATCGAAGCTCCAATGGTTAAAGAAGTTAAGGCGATTAACGCTCAAACAGTTGAAGTACACTTCAACAAGGCTATTGATGCTAAAACGTTGAAAGTTGATAACGAAGATTTGATTAAAGTTGAAGCTGGATCAGGCGCTGTCGAAACTGGTGCTATCAAGCAAGAACTTAGCACTGATGGTATGACTTTAACGCTTACTACAGCTAACACTAAAATTTTCAAAGGTGACTACACAGTCAAAGTTCCTTTCGAAATGATTAAAGATGTAAAAGGTACTTTCGTTAAGCCTATTAACGCTAAAGTTTCTGTAGATGATAAAGTTGCACCTGCACTTGTCAAAGCTACTACTCTTGTTAAAGACGTTAAAGATGGTATCAAATCAGTAGTTGTTACTTTCGATGAGAATGTTAAATCTGTAGATACGATCAAAATCGATGGTCTTAACTACAATGTTGTTCTAGACGGTAAAGAAGCGACTATTACTTTCGCACAACCACTTGACGCTTCGAAAAAGTATGATGTTACAGTAATCAATGCTACTGACTTTGCTGGAAACATCAAAGACGTACAAGTTGCTCCTCTTTCAGTTTCGGTAGATAATGTTTCACCAGAGGTCTCTAGCGTTGTAGCTATTTCAGAAGATAAGCTTAAATTGACACTTTCTAAAAAAGTTGATATCGCTGAGCTTAAAAAATCTTCTATGCTATCTGCAACAGTAGGAACTTTTGCTACATCAATCATTGAGTCGGTAGACGCTGGAGAGAAAGATGGAGAATACATCATCACTCTTAACGATCAGTACCTATTCAAAACAGGAAATTCTGACGTTGTTACATTGAAATTTGCTGAAAAAGCACTTGTAGATTCACTTGGTAACACTAACCTCGTTAAAATCGAAAAAACAGCTACAGTAACTAAAGATGCAACTGCACCAGCAGTCTCTAAAGTAGAAGAAGTAAAAGACAAAGACGGTAAAGTAACTGGATTTGCTTTAACTTATACTGAAGATGTAAAAGGACAATCTTTGACTGGATTAAAAGTAGTTAATGCTAAAGGTGAAATCCTTGCTGTTAATGATGTAGTCAACGCTCCTACAATTGATGAAGAAGACTCTAAGAAAGTTGTTTTCTCATTCAAAGCGAATGTTGTATCTAGCAAGTATACGTTTGAATTACCAGAAGGATTCGTAACTGATAATGCATTAGTTGCTAATAAATCTGCTAAGTATGGCTTCTCTGTAACAATTAACGATATCGTTCCACCAGCTCAAACTTCATTTGCGATTGTTTCAGCAACTAACGTTGAAAACAAAGTTAACACGCTGGCTGTAGACTTCGGTACTAAAGTTGCTGTTGTCGGTGATGGTTCTGCTCTCAACCCTTCAGCTTACACAATCAACGGTGTTACATTACCTGCTGATACAAAAATTACTTTAGCTGGTAATGTAGGTGACAACGGCTACCAAACAAAAGTAGAAATCGAGTTACCTAAAGGATTCGTAAAAGCTAATGATGCGAAAGCTGGATTCCGTATCACTGGAGTTAAATCACTTGATGGTAAAACTTCTGAATCTAAATTTGTAACAGTAGATATCAAGGACAACACTGCTCCAGAACTTAAATCAATCGTAGCAACTGATTTGACTAAGTTAACTCTTTCTTACTCTGAAGCTGTAAAAGTAATGCCTAATATTCCTGCAGTTCCTGAGGAAAATGTAGATCCTGCAGCTGCTATCGCTGATGAATTGAAATTGTTAGATTCTAAAGGAAATGTTGTTACATTCTCTGACTACACAGTCACTGAAGACGGTAAAATTGTTCTTACAGTAACTGATGCTACTGCTGTTAAGAGCGTATCTACAGTTAAATTGGGTGAAAATGGCGTAGCTAACATCTTTGATGCTAACAACGTTGCTCAAAAAGAAGAAATTACGGTCTCTAAGTAA
- a CDS encoding UDP-glucose dehydrogenase family protein yields the protein MQATVIGTGYVGLVTAIGLAENGHEVTCVDLNAERMERLAQGIAPITEEGIEDALRLNQERLTFTTDYPASDLYLIAVGTPERADGSCDLSAVEAVARLIEETHPGASVIVKSTVPPGTTARLQAAHPTLRFAMVPEFLREGTALADNRQPSRLIIGTSDPALAATVEQLFQTTAPVVVVDSTTAELTKYAANSFLAVKISFINEIARLADAVGADVTEVAHGIGLDPRIGSAFLRAGAGYGGSCFPKDIAALTTLARTHETTLHVIEAADRTNEAQLDYVLAKVRPERGMRVALLGLAFKPGTDDLRDAPALRLAERLEQLGVVVVGYDPAARTLLDQKPTLEEALRGADVAVIMTEWPEMKAMAPELLTRVMQTPRLIDGRNCWQYVDAPAGVAYEAIGRPGKEFSNKR from the coding sequence ATGCAAGCAACAGTGATTGGGACAGGATATGTCGGACTCGTCACCGCGATCGGACTCGCAGAAAACGGGCACGAGGTGACGTGTGTCGACTTGAACGCAGAACGGATGGAACGGTTAGCGCAAGGAATCGCACCGATCACCGAAGAAGGAATTGAAGACGCACTTCGTCTCAATCAAGAACGGTTGACGTTCACGACGGACTATCCGGCGTCCGACTTATACTTGATCGCCGTTGGGACACCGGAACGGGCAGACGGCAGTTGTGATCTATCGGCTGTTGAAGCAGTCGCGCGCTTAATCGAAGAAACACACCCTGGAGCGAGTGTCATCGTCAAGTCGACGGTGCCACCGGGAACGACGGCACGTCTGCAAGCAGCGCACCCGACGTTACGCTTCGCGATGGTACCGGAGTTTCTGCGTGAAGGAACGGCACTCGCCGACAATCGTCAGCCGAGCCGCTTGATCATTGGGACAAGTGATCCTGCTCTTGCAGCAACGGTCGAACAGCTGTTTCAGACGACAGCCCCGGTCGTTGTCGTCGATTCGACGACAGCAGAATTGACGAAGTATGCGGCGAACAGTTTCCTCGCTGTCAAAATTAGTTTCATTAATGAGATCGCTCGCCTCGCAGACGCAGTCGGTGCCGACGTGACGGAAGTCGCCCACGGAATCGGACTCGATCCCCGGATCGGTTCTGCCTTCTTGCGAGCCGGTGCCGGCTACGGCGGATCTTGTTTCCCGAAAGACATCGCCGCATTGACGACGCTTGCGCGGACGCACGAGACGACGCTGCACGTCATCGAAGCAGCCGACCGGACGAACGAAGCCCAGCTCGACTACGTCCTAGCGAAGGTCCGGCCGGAGCGGGGGATGCGTGTCGCGCTACTCGGGCTTGCCTTTAAGCCGGGCACGGACGACTTACGGGATGCGCCAGCCTTACGCCTCGCGGAACGGCTCGAGCAACTCGGTGTCGTCGTTGTCGGCTATGACCCAGCAGCGCGGACATTGCTCGATCAGAAGCCGACGCTTGAAGAAGCGTTGCGCGGAGCGGACGTAGCCGTCATCATGACGGAGTGGCCGGAGATGAAGGCAATGGCGCCAGAACTGTTGACGCGCGTCATGCAGACACCGCGTTTGATTGACGGACGAAACTGTTGGCAGTATGTCGATGCCCCAGCAGGCGTCGCCTATGAAGCAATCGGACGTCCGGGAAAAGAATTTTCGAACAAACGCTAA
- a CDS encoding YheC/YheD family protein has protein sequence MIVLFNNVKSPRMILPKERLHFYIEYAQHLEQQVASCTIEDVDFDAQVIQAEVYDGEWHQQSIPFPSLLLNENCVVPSQSAHPEEDLRLQQVIPHFFHLIDDKYVLQQKLEDAGSWGTLFIPTERLTGFDLFLTKLKKHNVTVLKPTNASKGAGIYKITKAAGVGYSVTIQDQRHIYTYQQLRKLILSLVEQGNYIIQPFVTSRTASGETFHLRTHLVRDASGQWTVLASIADVAKKGRFITNLSGYKTERADAFLQRLHPDGDFIHRALVEQSLLLAKAIDALYPFTLPELALDFALDETYALRFFEANTGPEIIAYKEEREQCRAEALIPFADAVSKAIEGVPIEQRFGRYFKVGQ, from the coding sequence ATGATCGTTTTATTCAACAACGTAAAATCACCTCGCATGATTCTACCAAAAGAACGATTACATTTTTACATCGAATATGCTCAGCACTTAGAACAACAGGTAGCCAGTTGCACGATCGAAGATGTTGATTTTGATGCTCAAGTCATTCAAGCAGAAGTATATGATGGGGAGTGGCATCAACAATCGATTCCGTTTCCGTCTTTACTCTTAAATGAAAATTGTGTTGTTCCTTCACAGTCAGCGCATCCCGAAGAGGATCTACGCCTTCAGCAAGTCATTCCTCATTTCTTTCACCTGATTGATGATAAGTATGTCCTTCAACAAAAACTCGAAGACGCTGGATCATGGGGAACCTTATTCATCCCGACCGAACGATTAACAGGATTCGATCTATTCCTAACAAAGTTGAAAAAACATAATGTCACCGTCTTAAAACCAACGAACGCTTCTAAAGGAGCAGGGATATACAAAATCACCAAAGCGGCGGGGGTAGGCTATTCTGTAACCATTCAAGATCAGCGTCATATCTATACATATCAACAATTAAGAAAGTTGATTCTATCGTTGGTCGAACAAGGCAACTACATCATCCAACCATTCGTGACATCACGCACAGCAAGTGGCGAAACTTTTCATCTGCGCACACACTTAGTTCGAGACGCCTCTGGTCAATGGACGGTGCTCGCTTCCATTGCGGACGTTGCAAAAAAAGGACGGTTCATCACGAACTTAAGTGGCTATAAGACAGAACGAGCTGACGCGTTTCTTCAAAGGTTACATCCAGACGGAGACTTCATACATCGTGCACTCGTTGAGCAAAGTCTTTTACTAGCGAAGGCCATCGATGCCTTATATCCTTTCACCTTGCCGGAACTGGCTCTTGATTTTGCATTAGACGAAACATATGCCCTTCGATTCTTTGAAGCCAATACAGGACCAGAGATCATAGCTTATAAGGAAGAACGGGAACAATGTCGAGCAGAAGCCTTGATTCCTTTTGCTGACGCTGTATCGAAGGCGATCGAAGGAGTTCCTATCGAACAACGATTTGGACGATATTTTAAAGTGGGACAATGA
- a CDS encoding DUF927 domain-containing protein, with the protein MDKNYNELQESQSSEETNQVVNHDLHHEEAGPEHETEHASYDECEEHMLSEEDDLSSEGDVDANDRNDELSSWSSTLESRYPTVLSLIDRVEDIDSETERKNKGDSITIEGLRAKKEYLIRKADGSPLYVVLEDGVYSLRWDTEASEYVREKNSLCSCLFVSQVREMAGTNARELSIIYAVNHGYRETRISNSKLVEEGIEKLISEGVVMYPNQHTRSAVAFYLMLSATRFQPMYRHDFVGWLIREENNIARYEFGHAPGRFTNDEEKTEIVLKPSMLSKKYEKAIAIKGDLSAYMEELTPLLKYDTIRLMMGAGVSSILLGYLRLTRPDLMPFLIHLHSNSSRGKTTAARFAVSMNGNPYQQPLSVSWVSTKNAIINLANRNYGLAMVLDEASIFQGSMTNIIYEFSQGEERLRLNGDMETRQGGDWSTVFLSTGEQGIRQNVAQKTELKSAGVSIRYLEFINLDFMPNAAIAEQVSRMIQSYHGHLGVTLAVYLLRQNPIQVSERFDKRREQFRNQLPSSAYRDRATNMLSAVSLALELLAEAMPDTFDVARKSLHEGMTRIDEMLIDSFLEQTKDLDIAQNAYHTIQELVIKNLNHFKIKGKTPDRTAIYGKVIKKGKHYEVAILRNIVQNWMTTDGYQSITVLGREWRERGWIIGESDRNERRIRIFDEMEEELREKMTEKKVKKSEDSCYLFKIEEDILDEYISEMTLGELNPPGVTHTVIRKKPEIRRNVVHSTVKKKPKLETPPDEDEFEFDN; encoded by the coding sequence ATGGATAAAAATTACAACGAGTTGCAAGAATCACAATCCTCAGAAGAAACAAATCAAGTCGTAAATCATGACTTACATCATGAAGAAGCGGGACCTGAACACGAAACAGAGCATGCTTCTTATGATGAATGTGAAGAGCATATGCTTTCGGAAGAAGATGATCTTTCTTCAGAAGGAGATGTTGATGCCAATGATCGGAATGATGAGCTATCTTCTTGGTCTTCTACACTAGAATCACGGTATCCAACTGTCCTTTCTTTGATTGATCGAGTGGAGGATATCGATTCCGAAACAGAGCGGAAGAATAAAGGTGACTCTATCACGATCGAGGGGTTGCGTGCGAAAAAAGAATATCTCATCCGAAAAGCTGATGGATCTCCTTTATATGTCGTTCTAGAAGATGGCGTGTATAGTTTACGCTGGGACACAGAGGCTAGCGAATATGTTCGTGAGAAAAATTCTTTATGCAGTTGCCTTTTCGTCAGTCAAGTACGGGAAATGGCAGGTACTAACGCACGAGAATTATCCATCATTTATGCAGTGAACCATGGATATCGAGAAACACGAATCTCGAATAGTAAATTGGTAGAGGAAGGAATAGAAAAGCTGATTTCTGAAGGAGTCGTGATGTATCCGAACCAACATACACGCAGCGCTGTTGCTTTTTATCTAATGCTATCAGCTACTCGCTTCCAGCCCATGTATCGTCATGATTTTGTTGGCTGGCTCATTCGAGAGGAGAACAACATCGCACGCTACGAATTTGGTCATGCTCCTGGTCGATTTACAAATGATGAGGAGAAAACGGAAATCGTTCTTAAGCCAAGTATGCTCTCGAAGAAGTATGAGAAGGCGATTGCCATCAAAGGGGATCTATCCGCGTATATGGAAGAACTGACTCCACTCCTGAAATACGATACGATCCGTCTGATGATGGGTGCTGGTGTATCAAGCATCTTACTCGGTTACCTTCGTCTGACACGACCGGACCTGATGCCTTTTCTGATTCACTTGCACAGTAACTCGTCCCGTGGGAAGACGACCGCCGCTCGGTTCGCTGTCTCCATGAATGGGAATCCGTATCAGCAACCGTTATCCGTCTCTTGGGTCTCGACGAAGAATGCCATCATCAATCTTGCGAACCGGAACTATGGACTAGCGATGGTTCTGGATGAGGCAAGTATCTTCCAAGGCAGCATGACGAATATCATCTATGAGTTTTCACAAGGGGAGGAACGTCTTCGACTGAACGGTGACATGGAAACCCGACAAGGAGGAGATTGGAGTACCGTTTTCCTATCAACAGGTGAGCAAGGTATCCGACAAAATGTAGCGCAGAAGACCGAACTCAAGAGTGCTGGTGTTAGTATCCGTTACCTCGAATTTATCAATCTCGATTTCATGCCGAATGCCGCGATTGCCGAACAGGTCTCCCGGATGATTCAGTCCTATCATGGACACCTCGGTGTGACGCTTGCCGTCTATCTTCTCCGTCAAAATCCGATTCAGGTGAGCGAACGTTTTGACAAACGACGGGAGCAGTTCCGGAACCAATTGCCTTCTTCCGCTTATCGGGACCGAGCAACGAACATGTTGTCAGCCGTCTCTCTCGCACTTGAACTCCTGGCAGAAGCGATGCCGGATACCTTTGATGTTGCGCGTAAGAGTTTGCACGAAGGGATGACACGAATCGATGAGATGTTGATTGATTCTTTCTTGGAACAAACAAAGGATCTCGATATTGCCCAGAACGCTTATCATACGATTCAGGAATTGGTGATTAAGAACTTGAACCACTTCAAAATCAAAGGAAAGACGCCAGATCGGACAGCCATCTACGGTAAAGTCATCAAAAAAGGAAAGCATTATGAAGTAGCGATTCTTCGTAATATTGTCCAGAACTGGATGACAACCGATGGGTATCAAAGTATAACCGTACTAGGACGTGAATGGCGAGAACGAGGGTGGATCATCGGAGAGAGTGATCGTAACGAACGTCGTATTCGGATTTTTGATGAGATGGAAGAAGAGTTACGAGAGAAGATGACAGAAAAGAAGGTAAAAAAGTCAGAAGATTCGTGCTATTTATTTAAAATCGAAGAAGACATTCTGGATGAATATATTTCCGAGATGACGTTAGGTGAACTGAATCCACCAGGAGTCACCCATACGGTCATCCGTAAAAAGCCTGAAATCCGGCGTAACGTTGTGCATTCCACTGTTAAGAAGAAGCCTAAACTCGAAACGCCACCGGATGAAGATGAATTCGAGTTCGACAACTGA
- a CDS encoding tyrosine-type recombinase/integrase — MKGIRPMDAHILTQYGLDQNITMKEAIEAFVESLAFQKKSRETIRGYRLSLLDANRYFSERMNGPIRCRDITLHQHIQPYFTHLFQERKLQVASAKRYVSAMRSFFRFLEIQDVVGKDPTARLQLPRVRKTEREHLTQDEFYLFVSCIDIPIVRYIALVQALAGLRVSEAIQLTLDDVDFDGQCIRVRHGKGDKARTVPINEELMSALQDYLMHHRPATQSLLFFATKRTGTISIAYINLVLERATKQAGIDKHVTSHILRHSYASWLVKQNVNIVHIQKVLGHESVRTTSGYMHVYQDDLQEAISNVRFLPEKGVASDE, encoded by the coding sequence ATGAAAGGAATTCGACCAATGGATGCTCATATTCTTACTCAGTACGGATTGGATCAAAATATCACAATGAAAGAAGCCATCGAAGCGTTCGTCGAGTCTCTTGCCTTCCAAAAGAAAAGTCGTGAGACGATTCGGGGATATCGCTTATCACTACTCGATGCCAACCGCTACTTCTCAGAACGGATGAATGGACCGATTCGTTGCCGAGACATTACGCTTCATCAACACATCCAGCCTTACTTCACCCACTTGTTCCAAGAACGAAAGCTACAAGTTGCAAGTGCAAAACGATATGTCTCTGCCATGCGTAGCTTCTTCCGTTTCCTTGAGATTCAAGATGTAGTCGGAAAAGACCCGACGGCACGCCTCCAACTGCCGCGTGTCCGGAAAACGGAACGGGAGCACCTGACACAAGATGAGTTCTATTTGTTCGTGTCGTGTATTGATATCCCCATCGTCCGATACATTGCCTTGGTCCAAGCTCTTGCCGGATTACGTGTATCCGAAGCGATCCAATTGACACTCGACGATGTGGACTTCGATGGTCAATGCATTCGGGTCCGGCATGGAAAAGGGGACAAAGCGCGAACCGTCCCGATCAATGAGGAACTGATGAGCGCGTTGCAAGATTATCTGATGCATCATCGCCCTGCTACACAGTCCTTGTTGTTCTTCGCTACTAAACGAACCGGAACGATCTCGATTGCTTACATCAACTTGGTCCTCGAACGAGCGACGAAACAAGCAGGAATCGACAAACATGTGACGTCGCATATTCTACGACACAGCTATGCCAGCTGGTTGGTCAAACAAAACGTCAACATCGTCCATATTCAGAAAGTACTTGGTCATGAGTCTGTTCGAACGACTTCCGGGTATATGCATGTCTATCAAGACGACCTTCAAGAGGCGATTTCCAATGTTCGATTCTTACCTGAGAAGGGAGTTGCATCTGATGAATGA